In Gemmatimonadaceae bacterium, the following proteins share a genomic window:
- a CDS encoding dipeptidase yields the protein MRARFPLLGAICATVGIAGLVGAQAPRDSNMARALRVLRASPVMDGHNDLPWRIREDSLHPMDVEAYDLRKRTPGMTDLARLSAGHVGAQFWSIYTPGEPTDPAYKSKGAVASKPGYARVQLEQFDIAKRVIAKYPELAWTPSAAQAKTAMAKGKIASLLGLEGGHAIENSLPVLRQYYEMGARYMTLTHNVTLDWADAALDSAKHHGLTPFGREVVREMNRLGMLVDLSHVSPGTMSAALDVTQAPVIFSHSGARALVDHRRNVPDSILARVPKNGGVVMVPFVTSFVSAAVLADDNALEAETAAATKRHPHDSVAVKKDVDAWRAAHVRPTATITDVANTIDHVRQIAGVDHVGIGSDLDGITETVVGLEDVSKFPALFAELARRGWTDADLAKLSNGNVLRVLAEAERVSAKLRATTKPSEATIEVLDRATKAVP from the coding sequence ATGCGCGCCCGATTTCCATTGCTTGGCGCTATTTGCGCGACCGTTGGCATCGCGGGCCTCGTCGGCGCCCAAGCGCCGCGCGACTCGAACATGGCGCGCGCCCTGCGCGTTCTTCGTGCCTCACCCGTCATGGACGGGCACAACGATTTGCCATGGCGCATTCGCGAAGACTCGCTCCATCCGATGGACGTCGAGGCGTACGATCTGCGCAAGCGGACTCCGGGCATGACCGATCTCGCGCGACTCTCCGCGGGGCACGTCGGCGCGCAATTCTGGTCGATCTACACGCCCGGAGAGCCCACGGACCCGGCGTACAAATCGAAGGGAGCGGTGGCGAGCAAGCCCGGCTACGCCCGCGTACAGCTCGAGCAGTTCGACATCGCGAAGCGGGTCATCGCGAAGTATCCGGAGCTCGCGTGGACGCCGAGCGCCGCGCAGGCGAAGACAGCGATGGCCAAGGGAAAGATCGCGTCGCTCCTCGGCCTCGAGGGCGGCCACGCGATCGAGAATTCGCTCCCGGTGCTCCGCCAATACTATGAAATGGGCGCGCGCTACATGACGCTCACGCACAACGTCACCCTCGACTGGGCCGACGCCGCGCTCGACAGCGCGAAACACCACGGGCTCACTCCCTTTGGGCGCGAAGTGGTCCGCGAGATGAACCGACTCGGCATGCTCGTGGATCTGTCCCACGTGTCGCCGGGCACGATGAGCGCGGCGCTCGACGTGACGCAAGCGCCGGTGATCTTCTCGCATTCGGGCGCTCGCGCGCTCGTCGACCACCGGCGCAACGTTCCCGACTCGATTCTCGCGCGCGTGCCGAAGAACGGCGGGGTCGTGATGGTGCCGTTCGTGACGTCGTTCGTGTCGGCCGCGGTCCTCGCCGATGACAATGCGCTCGAGGCGGAGACCGCCGCCGCGACGAAGCGTCATCCTCACGACAGCGTCGCGGTGAAAAAGGACGTCGACGCGTGGCGCGCGGCTCACGTTCGCCCCACGGCGACCATCACCGACGTCGCGAACACCATCGACCACGTTCGCCAAATCGCCGGGGTCGATCACGTCGGGATCGGCAGCGACCTGGACGGCATCACCGAGACCGTCGTCGGCCTCGAGGACGTCTCCAAATTCCCCGCGCTATTCGCCGAACTGGCCCGTCGCGGTTGGACCGACGCGGACCTGGCGAAACTGTCCAACGGAAACGTCCTCCGCGTGCTTGCCGAGGCGGAACGCGTATCGGCGAAGCTCCGCGCGACGACGAAGCCGTCGGAGGCGACGATCGAGGTTCTGGATCGGGCGACGAAGGCAGTGCCTTAG
- a CDS encoding CAAX prenyl protease-related protein — MTDTEAGAPPPPVSRQVETTPRNGSGPRTAGTIAWAGPFVVFAAWLLLDTHIPLANPWKEIARDAVLAASILIFSRRVLPRSAPHWRTSVAIGVGVCALWVAPDLLIPGWRSSVVFQNGILGRVTISIDPRELTPLMLALRTMRAALLVPVLEELFWRGWLPRWLQDPQFNRVPLGQYSSLAFWATAVLFAAEHGPFWEVGLVTGLVYNWWMRRTRSLGDLMVCHATTNLALSVFVIVTQRWGFWM, encoded by the coding sequence ATGACGGACACCGAAGCCGGCGCGCCCCCGCCACCTGTTTCGCGCCAGGTCGAAACGACGCCGCGGAACGGCTCGGGCCCCCGGACGGCCGGAACGATCGCGTGGGCCGGTCCTTTCGTCGTCTTCGCGGCGTGGCTGCTGCTCGACACGCACATTCCGCTCGCGAATCCGTGGAAGGAGATCGCCCGCGACGCCGTTCTCGCCGCGTCGATACTGATTTTCTCGCGACGAGTCCTTCCGAGATCGGCGCCACACTGGAGAACGAGCGTGGCGATCGGCGTCGGCGTGTGCGCGCTCTGGGTGGCGCCCGATCTATTGATCCCCGGATGGCGGTCGAGCGTCGTCTTTCAGAACGGAATCCTGGGCCGCGTCACCATCTCGATCGATCCGCGAGAGCTGACACCGCTCATGCTCGCGCTCCGGACGATGCGCGCTGCCCTGCTCGTCCCTGTGCTCGAGGAGCTGTTCTGGCGCGGCTGGCTCCCGCGATGGCTTCAGGACCCGCAGTTCAATCGCGTTCCGCTCGGCCAGTACTCCTCGCTCGCGTTTTGGGCGACGGCCGTGCTCTTCGCCGCCGAGCACGGGCCGTTCTGGGAGGTGGGACTCGTCACAGGCTTGGTCTACAACTGGTGGATGCGCCGCACGCGGTCGTTGGGAGACCTGATGGTCTGCCACGCCACGACCAACCTCGCGCTCTCGGTGTTCGTGATCGTAACGCAGCGGTGGGGGTTCTGGATGTGA
- a CDS encoding PEP-CTERM sorting domain-containing protein (PEP-CTERM proteins occur, often in large numbers, in the proteomes of bacteria that also encode an exosortase, a predicted intramembrane cysteine proteinase. The presence of a PEP-CTERM domain at a protein's C-terminus predicts cleavage within the sorting domain, followed by covalent anchoring to some some component of the (usually Gram-negative) cell surface. Many PEP-CTERM proteins exhibit an unusual sequence composition that includes large numbers of potential glycosylation sites. Expression of one such protein has been shown restore the ability of a bacterium to form floc, a type of biofilm.) — protein sequence MKNIARALVLLVVTAAPAYAGGVPVTTPEPATITLVATGAAVVGVAAWIRRRKK from the coding sequence ATGAAGAACATCGCACGGGCGTTGGTACTGCTTGTCGTCACGGCCGCGCCGGCGTACGCCGGCGGCGTCCCGGTCACGACGCCGGAACCGGCGACGATTACACTGGTCGCAACCGGAGCCGCCGTGGTTGGCGTGGCGGCCTGGATCCGCCGCCGCAAGAAGTAG
- a CDS encoding DUF2127 domain-containing protein: MATHIKVLAWLHIVFGLFGAFTAVVVLGGTMFGAAFAGSLKDSAIVGLAGGFAAVFLGAMAAFQLIAGWGLLRRMPWARILMIVLGVISLIRFPFGTALGIYTLWVLLSKEGAAQFGVTSA, translated from the coding sequence ATGGCGACGCACATCAAGGTCCTTGCTTGGCTGCACATCGTGTTCGGATTGTTCGGCGCATTCACCGCCGTCGTCGTGCTTGGTGGAACCATGTTCGGCGCCGCGTTCGCCGGCAGTTTAAAGGACTCGGCAATCGTCGGTTTGGCGGGCGGATTCGCGGCCGTCTTCCTCGGCGCGATGGCGGCGTTTCAGTTGATCGCCGGCTGGGGACTACTGCGTCGTATGCCGTGGGCGCGGATCCTCATGATCGTCCTGGGCGTGATCTCGCTGATCCGATTCCCATTCGGAACCGCGCTCGGCATCTACACGCTGTGGGTGTTGCTGAGCAAAGAGGGCGCGGCACAATTCGGGGTGACGTCGGCGTAA
- a CDS encoding M28 family metallopeptidase gives MTHLRQLAAAALLCGVAGACTSEKTAATASDAGVDSAAQVITPNALLQHIADLSADSMEGRAPGTPGEAKAIAYMQGQFKAIGLEPGNPDGTYLQNVDLIGYKAHPTASFSAGAKTIALKYPADFIANSRHDKRETKIDKSDIVFVGYGVVAPEYGWDDYKGVDVKGKTILMLVNDPPVRVAGDTSLDTAMFKGRAMTYYGRWTYKYEIASEKGAAAAIIIHETGPAGYPYAVVSSSNSQEQFDVISPDAEKRVQVEGWITLDKAKELLRDAGQNFDSLKASAATKQFKPVPLNATATFDVKIDVRKIQSHNVVAKLSGSDKKDEYVVYSAHWDHLGRDTTLKGDQIFNGAMDNASGSSALLEIARAFKKLPTPPRRSILFLSVTAEEKGLVGSKYYATHPLYPLTNTVANINIDGFNQWGKTKDFTVIGLGNSTLDDVLDGVLKNEDRVVRPDAEPEKGFYYRSDHFEFAKVGVPALDTDAGIDYIGKPPGYGMQKRDEYTNNDYHAVSDEVKTDWDLSGAVQDMATLFRVGVGVAAAPDIPQWKPGTEFKARRDSMMAARTDAAKPVELKKP, from the coding sequence ATGACACATCTACGCCAACTCGCCGCTGCCGCCCTGTTGTGCGGCGTCGCGGGTGCGTGCACCTCCGAAAAAACGGCGGCAACCGCGTCCGACGCCGGCGTCGATTCGGCCGCGCAAGTGATCACGCCGAACGCCCTTCTCCAGCACATCGCCGATCTCTCGGCCGATTCCATGGAAGGACGAGCGCCGGGGACGCCGGGTGAGGCGAAGGCGATCGCCTACATGCAGGGACAGTTCAAGGCAATCGGGCTCGAGCCGGGGAACCCGGACGGCACCTATCTCCAGAACGTCGACTTGATCGGGTACAAGGCGCATCCGACGGCGTCGTTCTCGGCCGGCGCCAAGACGATCGCCCTCAAGTATCCGGCGGACTTCATCGCCAACTCGCGCCACGACAAGCGGGAGACGAAGATCGACAAATCGGACATCGTGTTCGTCGGCTACGGCGTCGTCGCGCCGGAATACGGTTGGGACGACTACAAGGGCGTCGACGTGAAGGGAAAGACGATCCTCATGCTTGTGAACGATCCGCCGGTGCGCGTCGCCGGAGATACGTCGCTCGACACGGCGATGTTCAAGGGGCGCGCGATGACGTACTACGGACGCTGGACGTACAAGTACGAGATCGCGTCCGAGAAAGGCGCCGCCGCCGCGATCATCATCCACGAGACGGGTCCGGCCGGCTATCCCTACGCCGTCGTCAGCAGCAGCAACTCGCAGGAGCAGTTCGATGTGATCTCGCCGGACGCCGAAAAGCGTGTGCAGGTCGAAGGGTGGATCACGCTCGACAAGGCGAAGGAGCTGCTGCGCGACGCGGGCCAGAATTTCGATTCACTCAAGGCGTCGGCGGCGACGAAGCAATTCAAGCCGGTGCCGCTCAACGCCACCGCCACGTTCGACGTGAAGATCGACGTGCGGAAGATTCAGTCGCACAACGTCGTCGCCAAGCTTTCCGGCTCCGACAAGAAAGACGAGTACGTCGTCTACTCGGCGCACTGGGACCACCTCGGCCGGGACACCACGCTCAAGGGCGACCAGATCTTCAACGGCGCGATGGACAACGCAAGCGGAAGCTCGGCGCTGCTCGAGATCGCTCGCGCGTTCAAGAAGCTGCCTACGCCTCCGCGGCGATCGATCCTGTTCTTGTCGGTAACGGCCGAAGAAAAAGGGTTGGTGGGATCGAAGTACTACGCGACGCATCCCCTGTATCCGCTCACGAACACGGTCGCGAACATCAACATCGACGGCTTCAATCAATGGGGGAAAACCAAGGACTTCACCGTGATCGGGCTTGGAAACTCGACCCTCGATGACGTATTGGACGGCGTCCTCAAAAATGAGGATCGGGTCGTTCGTCCGGACGCCGAGCCGGAGAAAGGCTTCTACTATCGCTCAGACCACTTCGAGTTCGCGAAGGTCGGTGTGCCGGCGCTCGATACGGACGCGGGGATCGACTACATCGGCAAGCCGCCCGGCTACGGTATGCAGAAACGCGACGAGTACACGAACAACGACTACCACGCCGTGTCGGACGAAGTGAAGACCGATTGGGACTTGAGCGGCGCCGTGCAAGACATGGCGACGCTCTTCCGGGTTGGTGTCGGAGTCGCCGCGGCGCCGGACATTCCTCAATGGAAGCCCGGCACCGAGTTCAAGGCGCGGCGCGACTCGATGATGGCAGCCCGCACCGACGCCGCGAAGCCAGTGGAATTGAAGAAGCCGTAG
- a CDS encoding dicarboxylate/amino acid:cation symporter, producing MWRSPATSAMVGLALGLITGGVISWSGSRPGQAFAAAVTPIGTIWVNALRMTVVPLVASLLIATLASGDGARSFGRLGRRAFVVFFVFLFVIAVIGIAAVPPVFSLLTVDPAAAASLRASAAEPSLTQTPGFSQWIIGLAPANVVKAAADGAMLPIIVFATLLGLGLARANEMSSRLVTVLRAVSDAMIQIVRWVLLFAPIGAFALAVPLATHLGNQAAGAIAFYIAAMVGFHAAVGVIFYLVIPLVTGTPIARFARAMMPAQVVVVSTRSSLAALPAMLEGAQRELEISPEIAGFAIPLGVALLRANIAMSWIIQVVFLAKLYGVSVSATAILWVALGSIALSFSVPGIPSGGFLVAAPYLPSLGLPIQAIGILIALDAIPDIFKTLLNVTAHVSTALVLARLDPARQRAEVGVAVSG from the coding sequence ATGTGGCGCTCGCCGGCCACGAGCGCGATGGTTGGACTCGCGCTCGGGTTGATCACGGGCGGCGTGATATCGTGGAGCGGGTCTCGCCCGGGACAAGCGTTCGCCGCGGCGGTAACGCCGATCGGCACGATCTGGGTGAACGCGCTTCGCATGACCGTCGTGCCGCTCGTCGCGTCGCTGCTGATCGCCACCCTGGCCTCGGGCGACGGCGCCCGTTCGTTCGGCCGCCTCGGCCGTCGCGCGTTCGTGGTCTTCTTCGTTTTTCTGTTCGTCATCGCCGTCATCGGCATCGCCGCGGTGCCGCCCGTCTTCTCGCTGTTGACGGTAGATCCCGCGGCGGCCGCATCGTTGCGCGCCAGCGCCGCCGAGCCGTCGTTGACACAGACGCCGGGCTTTTCGCAGTGGATCATCGGTTTGGCGCCGGCGAACGTCGTAAAGGCGGCGGCGGACGGCGCGATGCTCCCCATCATCGTGTTCGCGACGCTGCTCGGCCTCGGCCTCGCGCGCGCAAACGAGATGTCGTCGCGGCTCGTCACCGTGCTGCGAGCCGTGTCCGACGCCATGATCCAGATCGTCCGATGGGTGCTGCTGTTCGCGCCCATCGGCGCCTTTGCCCTCGCCGTTCCGCTCGCGACACACCTCGGCAATCAAGCCGCCGGCGCGATTGCGTTCTACATCGCCGCGATGGTCGGGTTTCACGCCGCCGTGGGCGTGATCTTTTATCTCGTCATACCGCTCGTGACCGGAACGCCGATCGCGCGTTTCGCGCGGGCGATGATGCCGGCGCAGGTCGTCGTGGTGAGCACGCGATCGTCGCTTGCCGCGCTCCCGGCGATGCTCGAGGGCGCGCAGCGCGAGCTCGAGATCTCACCGGAGATCGCGGGGTTCGCGATCCCGCTCGGCGTCGCGCTGTTGCGAGCGAACATCGCGATGTCGTGGATCATTCAGGTCGTCTTTCTGGCCAAGCTGTACGGCGTGTCGGTGAGCGCGACCGCGATTCTGTGGGTCGCCCTTGGGTCGATCGCGCTCAGCTTCAGCGTTCCGGGGATCCCGAGCGGCGGGTTCCTCGTCGCCGCTCCTTACCTGCCCAGCCTCGGCCTACCAATTCAGGCGATCGGCATTCTCATCGCGCTCGACGCGATCCCCGACATCTTCAAGACGCTCCTCAACGTGACGGCGCACGTCTCCACCGCGCTCGTTCTCGCGCGGCTCGATCCGGCGCGTCAGCGCGCCGAGGTGGGCGTGGCGGTCAGCGGCTGA
- a CDS encoding ring-cleaving dioxygenase yields the protein MSEITGIHHITAIAGDAQENLDFYTSVFGMRLVKRSVNQDDPGTYHLFYADADGHPGTDLTFFPFRFSAPGHLGVGLGVEIALAIPKGSQEYWNERLADLGANVTGTEQRRGDRAIKLTDPHGQHLALVEAPERRDFAAWDKSSVPADKQILGLHAVRVWERDMDATTSFLSQILGFQNFGEEDGWHRFGVGSGGSGEHIEIREMPNERRGAWGIGTMHHVAWRVADESVELKLRERIAKANRRPTEVIDRFWFKSVYFLEPGGVLFELATEGPGFTADEPLEHLGETLVLPPWLEPHRAQIEAALPVLSGPAKVG from the coding sequence ATGTCCGAGATCACCGGAATCCATCACATCACTGCCATCGCGGGTGACGCCCAGGAGAACCTCGATTTTTATACGAGTGTATTCGGCATGCGGCTCGTAAAACGCAGCGTCAACCAGGACGATCCGGGCACGTATCACTTGTTCTACGCCGACGCCGACGGACATCCCGGCACGGATTTGACCTTCTTTCCATTCCGGTTTTCCGCGCCCGGGCATCTCGGCGTCGGGCTTGGCGTCGAGATCGCGCTCGCGATTCCCAAAGGCAGCCAAGAGTACTGGAACGAGCGCCTGGCGGACCTCGGCGCGAACGTGACCGGCACCGAGCAGCGCCGCGGGGATCGCGCGATCAAGCTGACGGACCCGCACGGCCAACACCTCGCGCTCGTCGAGGCACCCGAGCGTCGCGACTTCGCCGCGTGGGACAAGAGCTCCGTGCCGGCCGACAAACAGATCCTCGGTCTCCACGCCGTACGCGTCTGGGAGCGCGACATGGACGCCACGACTTCGTTCCTCTCGCAGATCCTCGGCTTTCAGAATTTCGGCGAGGAAGACGGCTGGCATCGCTTCGGCGTCGGCTCCGGCGGCTCCGGGGAGCACATCGAGATTCGCGAGATGCCCAATGAGCGACGCGGGGCGTGGGGTATCGGCACGATGCATCACGTGGCGTGGCGCGTCGCCGACGAGTCGGTCGAGCTCAAGCTCCGCGAGCGAATCGCGAAAGCAAACCGCCGCCCGACCGAGGTGATCGACCGATTCTGGTTCAAGTCGGTCTACTTCCTCGAGCCCGGCGGCGTGTTGTTCGAGCTGGCGACGGAAGGTCCAGGCTTCACCGCGGACGAACCGCTCGAGCACTTGGGCGAGACACTCGTGCTCCCGCCGTGGCTCGAGCCGCACCGCGCGCAGATCGAAGCGGCACTGCCCGTGTTGAGCGGCCCGGCGAAAGTGGGCTGA
- a CDS encoding OsmC family protein, whose amino-acid sequence MPAKPTTHSYRTHVVWTGNRGSGTSTYRAYDRAHEIRAAGKPTLLCSADPTFLGDRGRYNPEELLVASLSSCHMLWYLHLAADNGIVVVDYRDDATGTMVETRDGGGRFTEVTLHPVVTARGPVDEQLVERLHDRAHELCYVASSVAFPVGCKPKLVLADDAIVSSPQADGA is encoded by the coding sequence GTGCCAGCCAAACCGACTACCCATTCATACCGGACGCACGTCGTCTGGACCGGCAATCGCGGATCCGGAACGAGCACCTATCGCGCCTACGATCGCGCGCACGAGATTCGCGCGGCGGGCAAACCCACGCTGCTTTGTTCGGCCGATCCGACCTTCCTCGGCGACCGAGGGCGATACAATCCCGAAGAGCTGCTCGTGGCGTCGCTCTCGTCGTGCCACATGCTGTGGTATCTGCACCTCGCGGCCGACAACGGAATCGTCGTCGTCGACTACCGCGACGACGCGACCGGCACGATGGTCGAGACACGCGATGGCGGCGGCAGGTTCACCGAAGTCACGCTGCATCCCGTCGTCACAGCGCGCGGGCCCGTCGACGAGCAGCTCGTCGAGCGTCTGCACGATCGCGCGCACGAGCTGTGCTACGTCGCGAGCAGCGTCGCGTTTCCGGTCGGCTGCAAGCCGAAACTCGTGCTCGCCGACGACGCCATCGTCTCCTCGCCGCAAGCGGACGGTGCGTGA
- a CDS encoding ADOP family duplicated permease translates to MTFESLRQDLKYAARGLRLKPAFAIAVVSTIGLGIGANAAMFGIVDRLLFRPPNLLRDPATAHRVYGYSTFRGKERVGFGGQYARYKDFERWTTSFSSVAGYAFRRLAVGVGESAREMSVGVVSSNFFGFFDAPPALGRYFTAAEDSIPDGSPVAVVSDAMWQTQYGGRRDVLGSKVQIASVVYTIIGVAPPGFVGLWADQPPAYFIPITTFGAAQGKNNPNLRTSWWKTYSWGWLSVMARRKPGVSLARANADLTQAAVKSYQSQLVEQTRSTPLALARPRAIAGSIIAERGPNESPVAKVATWVGGVSLIVLLIACANVANLLLARALRRRREIALRLALGVGRARLVSQLLTETLLLALLGGVMGLFVAHWGGAVLRAVVLDQSEAPAGLRDPRTVLFALGVAVGVGLLTGLAPILQAGRTDLTSDLKSGSREGTLHRSRARTALLVLQGALSVVLLVGAGLFVRSLKNVNGVKLGYDVDPVLLVDLNMRGEKLDSVAAIGLRQRLLQAATTIPGVTHVSAQVSVPFWSTWSIGLYVQGIDTVGKLGQFNLNAVSPDFFATFGTRILRGRGIGPQDVDHAPRTMVVSEGMGQTLWPGKDPIGQCIRVTADTMPCTYVVGVAENIKQRSLGVDSALYNYYLPAAQFHPDQTGLFVRVNGSAAQAADGIRRRLQREMPGASYVTTTPMEKVIGGETRSWHLGATMFVAFGVLALALAAIGLYSVIAYNVAQRTHELGVRVAIGAQAADLIRLVVTDGLRLAVAGVVIGAAAALYAARWVKPLLFDVSPTDPIVFGAVVLVLLATAIAASWLPALRASKVDPNVALRSE, encoded by the coding sequence ATGACCTTCGAGAGCCTCCGCCAAGACCTGAAGTACGCCGCGCGCGGTCTGCGGCTCAAACCGGCCTTCGCCATCGCGGTCGTCAGTACGATCGGCCTCGGGATCGGCGCCAACGCGGCGATGTTCGGCATCGTCGACCGCCTGCTCTTCCGCCCGCCAAATCTCCTCCGCGATCCGGCCACGGCTCATCGCGTATACGGATACTCCACCTTCCGCGGCAAGGAACGGGTGGGTTTCGGAGGACAGTACGCGCGCTACAAGGATTTCGAGCGGTGGACGACCTCGTTCTCGAGCGTCGCCGGCTACGCGTTCCGGCGCCTCGCTGTCGGCGTCGGGGAATCGGCGCGCGAAATGAGTGTCGGCGTCGTCAGCTCCAACTTTTTCGGCTTCTTCGACGCGCCCCCTGCGCTGGGCCGGTACTTCACGGCCGCCGAAGACTCGATTCCCGACGGCTCGCCGGTCGCCGTCGTCAGCGACGCGATGTGGCAGACCCAATATGGCGGGCGTCGCGATGTGCTCGGCTCGAAAGTTCAGATCGCATCGGTCGTCTACACGATCATCGGCGTGGCGCCGCCCGGCTTCGTCGGTCTGTGGGCGGATCAACCGCCGGCCTATTTCATCCCGATCACGACCTTCGGTGCGGCCCAGGGGAAGAACAACCCGAACCTCAGGACGAGCTGGTGGAAGACCTACAGCTGGGGTTGGCTTTCCGTGATGGCGCGACGGAAGCCCGGTGTGTCCTTGGCGCGCGCCAACGCCGATCTCACGCAAGCGGCGGTCAAGAGCTATCAGTCGCAACTCGTCGAGCAGACGCGGTCGACGCCACTGGCGCTCGCCCGTCCGCGCGCCATCGCGGGCTCGATCATCGCGGAGCGCGGGCCGAACGAGTCGCCGGTCGCCAAGGTTGCGACGTGGGTCGGCGGCGTGTCGTTGATCGTGCTTCTCATCGCCTGCGCCAACGTCGCAAACCTGTTGCTCGCCCGGGCGCTCCGCAGGCGGCGTGAGATCGCGTTGCGTCTCGCGCTCGGTGTCGGCCGAGCACGGCTTGTCTCTCAACTGCTGACGGAGACGCTTCTCCTCGCGCTGCTTGGCGGTGTGATGGGACTGTTCGTCGCGCATTGGGGCGGCGCGGTGTTGCGCGCCGTCGTGCTCGATCAGAGCGAAGCGCCCGCCGGGCTTCGCGATCCCCGGACGGTGCTCTTCGCGCTCGGCGTGGCCGTCGGTGTGGGGCTGCTCACCGGGCTCGCGCCGATCCTCCAGGCCGGCCGTACCGATCTGACGTCGGATCTCAAATCCGGCTCGCGCGAGGGAACGCTGCATCGCTCGCGCGCGAGAACCGCGCTGCTCGTGCTGCAAGGCGCGCTGTCGGTTGTACTGCTCGTCGGCGCGGGACTTTTCGTGCGCAGCCTCAAGAACGTCAACGGCGTCAAGCTCGGCTACGACGTCGACCCGGTGCTACTCGTCGACCTGAACATGCGCGGCGAAAAATTGGACAGCGTGGCGGCGATTGGGCTTCGGCAGCGGCTGCTCCAAGCCGCGACGACGATTCCCGGCGTGACGCACGTGAGCGCGCAGGTCTCCGTGCCGTTCTGGAGCACGTGGAGCATCGGACTTTACGTCCAAGGGATCGACACCGTCGGGAAGCTCGGCCAGTTCAACCTCAACGCCGTGTCACCGGATTTCTTCGCCACGTTCGGTACGCGCATTCTCCGCGGGCGAGGCATCGGACCGCAGGACGTCGACCATGCGCCGCGCACGATGGTGGTGAGCGAAGGCATGGGCCAGACGCTCTGGCCGGGCAAGGATCCGATCGGCCAATGCATCCGCGTCACGGCGGATACGATGCCCTGCACCTATGTGGTCGGCGTCGCCGAGAACATCAAGCAACGCAGTCTCGGCGTCGACTCGGCGCTGTACAACTACTATTTGCCCGCGGCACAGTTCCACCCGGACCAGACCGGCCTGTTCGTGCGTGTGAACGGCAGCGCCGCGCAGGCTGCCGACGGCATCCGCCGGCGATTGCAGCGCGAGATGCCGGGCGCGTCGTACGTCACGACGACGCCGATGGAAAAGGTCATCGGCGGCGAAACGCGGTCGTGGCACCTCGGCGCGACGATGTTCGTCGCGTTCGGCGTCCTCGCGCTCGCGCTCGCGGCGATCGGCTTGTACAGCGTCATCGCGTACAACGTCGCGCAGCGCACGCACGAGCTCGGAGTGCGCGTCGCGATCGGAGCGCAGGCCGCGGATCTGATTCGCCTCGTCGTGACCGACGGACTTCGCCTGGCGGTCGCCGGCGTCGTGATCGGCGCGGCCGCGGCGCTCTACGCGGCGCGGTGGGTCAAGCCTCTGCTCTTCGACGTTTCGCCGACGGATCCGATCGTGTTCGGCGCCGTAGTGCTCGTCCTGCTCGCGACCGCAATCGCCGCCAGTTGGCTGCCCGCGCTGCGAGCGTCAAAGGTCGACCCGAACGTCGCCCTGAGGTCGGAATAG
- a CDS encoding PEP-CTERM sorting domain-containing protein (PEP-CTERM proteins occur, often in large numbers, in the proteomes of bacteria that also encode an exosortase, a predicted intramembrane cysteine proteinase. The presence of a PEP-CTERM domain at a protein's C-terminus predicts cleavage within the sorting domain, followed by covalent anchoring to some some component of the (usually Gram-negative) cell surface. Many PEP-CTERM proteins exhibit an unusual sequence composition that includes large numbers of potential glycosylation sites. Expression of one such protein has been shown restore the ability of a bacterium to form floc, a type of biofilm.) translates to MKNIARALALLVVAAVPAHAGTITTTPEPATITLVATGAAVVGVAAWVRRRKK, encoded by the coding sequence ATGAAGAACATCGCACGGGCGCTGGCGCTGCTCGTCGTCGCCGCCGTACCGGCGCACGCCGGCACGATCACCACCACTCCGGAGCCGGCGACGATCACGCTGGTCGCGACCGGAGCGGCCGTGGTTGGCGTGGCGGCGTGGGTCCGTCGGCGCAAGAAGTAA